The sequence below is a genomic window from Armatimonadota bacterium.
CGTTGGGTTGGCCAGGCGGAAGTCCACCGTCGTACGCGGGCCGTTGGTCCACAGTACGTAGGTGATGTTCTGCCCATCGGACATCTGGTACCCGCTGATATCCGGCCCAAGGTCCAAGCGGTTACCGTCGGCAGGAGAGGGAAGCCACAGCAGGTTTCCGGCCAGCTTTTGGGCGTACGCCGGGTTTGAGGCGTTGACGGGGAAGTAGATTGCGTCCGGCCGCATCTGCGTCGCCCCCAGCGACAGCTTGGCGATCTTGGCGTAATCGGCGTCCTTGGTCGCCCGCACAAACAGCCCGCGGATGCCGTAGACGTTCAGGTCTTCCAGCACCGACGGCTGGTCGAGGTCGGGCGAGTAGGGAACGTCGATGGCGAACACCGGACCGGGAGCCACGCTCCGCAGGTTCGAGCTCATCGCCCCCGACAGCGAATCCAGCAGAGCCGACGGGTTGAACTTATTCAGGCGGATGGTGAGGCCCGTCAGTTGGTTTTCGGGGTTCTCGAAGAACCAGCTCCAACCGGCCCAATCTTGGAACACCGGCACGCCCGCCGCCTTGCGGATGGAGCGGATGATGCGATGCACGCGCCGAATGCGCGTTTTGCTGATCGACTCGGCAAGGTCCGACCAGAACTGCGACTTACGAGGGTCGGCCGGAATGGTCGAGGCATGCACCGGATCATAGAAGTATTTGACGCCGCGCGCCCCGTTCCAGAGGGGGAACAGTTGCGCCGCCTCGGTGAAGTTGGCGATGTTGGGCGCCTGCATGTACCATGCCCGCATCAGGGTGTCGACGTTGCGATACTTGTTGCTGAGGTAGTCGGCGAACTCGGCGGTGAACAGCGGACTAGAGGGCACAAACCCGTTGTCTCGGCTGGCGAGGTACGGTGTGCTTCCCAGCGGGTTGATGATGCCGCGCAGGCCGGGCTGGGAGCCCATCGTGCGCACCTGGCGCAGAATCTGATCGCGTCGCTCGTCCAGGCGGTCCCACAGGTCCTCCATCATCAGCGATTCACCGACCGGGTAGATCAGCGCGACTTGTTCGGCGTCGGTGGCCGCCTTCACGTCGGTCTTTAGCACGCCCTTGGTCACATCGGCGAACTTGGACGAGATGACGGTTCCATCGCGCGAGAGCGCTACCACCACAAAAGCCCGATCCGCCCCCGGCAGGTTGCACGTGATGGTCTGCGACGCCTTGATGTTGTTCAGGCGGTAGTACTGCGGCTGAACGATGGTGCCCCGAGCGCTGGGCAGGGCCGAGGTGACGGTGAAAAAGTACCGACTATCGCCCATCTGGGCGGCGACGTCCTTCCACTGTCCGGCGGCCGAGACCTCGACGTTGTAGTCCTTGATGCCCGCGGCTTGTCCGGCGGCGATATCCTTCGAGCCCGCCTCGACCTGGAGGCCCACCGGAACATAGTCCGAGCCTCCCCACGTGAGTTGAAGATGATTGCCGACGGCCCAATTCGGCGCAAGCGACAGAAATGCGATCAGACTGGATGCAATCACAATGCGACTTTACCTACCTACTAGGTACCCTATATAGCTGTGAGAATTGCTGAACCTTCGCTCGAAAACCTGTGTATCAACACGATTCGAGGGCTTTCGATTGACGCTGTTCAGAAAGCAAATAGCGGACATCCCGGACTCCCGATGGGTGCCGCTCCGATGGCTTTCGCGCTGTGGACCCGACACCTCCGGTTTAATCCGAAGAACCCGAAATGGTTCGATCGCGACCGATTCATTCTCAGCGCCGGCCACGGCTCGATGTTGCTTTACTCCCTCCTCCACCTCACAGGATACGACGTTTCTTTGGAGGATTTGAAACAATTTCGCCAGGCGCACAGCAAAACCCCCGGCCACCCGGAGAATACGCTGACGCCGGGAGTCGAGATGGCCACCGGTCCGCTGGGGCAGGGATTTGCCCACGGAGTCGGGTTCGCCATTGCCGAGGCGCACCTTGCCGCTCGGTATAACCGGCCCGGCCACGAGGTCATCGACCACTACACCTACGCCATCGTCTCGGACGGCGACCTGATGGAAGGTATCTCGAGTGAAGCCGGATCGCTGGCGGGCCACCTCCAGCTTGGCAAGCTGATCTACCTGTACGACGACAACGGAATCTCCATCGATGGTTCGACCTCGTTGGCGTTCACCGAGGACGTGTACGGGCGGTTCACCGCGTTCGGATGGCACGTTCAGCGCGTGGACGGCATGAACGTCGAAGAGGTTTCCGCCGCTCTCGAAGCCGCCAAGAACGTGAAGGACAAGCCCTCGCTGATCATGTGCAAGACCGTCATCGGGTTTGGTTCGCCGCACAAGGCGGGCACGGCCAAAGCCCACGGATCGCCGCTGGGACCAGACGAAGTGAAGCTGACCAAAGAGAACCTGGGCATCCCGCTGGAGCCCGAGTTCTACGTTCCCGCCGAGGTGGCCGCGTTCATGAACAACGCGTGCACCGGCGACGACCTGGAAGGGGAGTGGAAAGGGAAGTGGAACGCCTATGCGTCGGCGTACCCGGCCGAAGCCGCCGAGCTGAAGGCGATGATCGACGGAGTTCTGCCTGAGGGTTGGACTTCGAAACTGCCAACGTTTACCGACCCGGCCGCAACCCGAAAGAACGGCCTGGACGTGCTGAACGCGGTGGCCGCCGTGCTCCCTGGCCTGCTGGGCGGGAGCGCCGACCTTTCCGAATCGACATTTACCACCATCCACGGCGAGGCATCGTTCCAACCGGGTGCGTACCAAAACCGCAACTTCTGCTACGGCGTGCGCGAGCATGCGATGGCGGCGGCGGTGAACGGCATGACCCTGCATGGCGGCGTGAAGCCCATCGCTTCGTCGTTCGTGCAGTTTACGGACTACTGCCGACCTTCGA
It includes:
- the tkt gene encoding transketolase; its protein translation is MRIAEPSLENLCINTIRGLSIDAVQKANSGHPGLPMGAAPMAFALWTRHLRFNPKNPKWFDRDRFILSAGHGSMLLYSLLHLTGYDVSLEDLKQFRQAHSKTPGHPENTLTPGVEMATGPLGQGFAHGVGFAIAEAHLAARYNRPGHEVIDHYTYAIVSDGDLMEGISSEAGSLAGHLQLGKLIYLYDDNGISIDGSTSLAFTEDVYGRFTAFGWHVQRVDGMNVEEVSAALEAAKNVKDKPSLIMCKTVIGFGSPHKAGTAKAHGSPLGPDEVKLTKENLGIPLEPEFYVPAEVAAFMNNACTGDDLEGEWKGKWNAYASAYPAEAAELKAMIDGVLPEGWTSKLPTFTDPAATRKNGLDVLNAVAAVLPGLLGGSADLSESTFTTIHGEASFQPGAYQNRNFCYGVREHAMAAAVNGMTLHGGVKPIASSFVQFTDYCRPSIRLAALMECPSLFVFTHDSIGLGEDGPTHQPIEHLAALRAMPNLNTMRPCDGNETAAAYKVALESTHTPSMLVLTRQNLPVLSPSSVASHPLEKGAYVLVEASSTPKVVLVATGSEVQWCVEAAKTLEGEGIPTRVVSMPSWFLFEKQSSSYQTSVLPKGVPTLAVEAGCSMGWAKYSTDQICIDRFGVSGPAGVLFKEFGFTAENVAARARALLA